Genomic DNA from Chlorocebus sabaeus isolate Y175 chromosome 6, mChlSab1.0.hap1, whole genome shotgun sequence:
aggctgaggtaggagaatcgcttgaacccaggaggtggagactgcagtgagccaaagtcatgccactgcacttcagccttggtgacagagcaagactctgtctcaaaacaaacaaacaaaacttccaaAAAGAAATATCCCTCcctgttggagaccagcctggacaacatagcgagaccccatctctacagaaaaaggCTAATGCCACagttagtggggcatggtggcatgctcctgtagtcccagctactctggaggctgaggtgggagaactgcttgagcctagcagtttggggctgcagtgagctatgatcactactgcactccagtctgggcaacagagcaagaccctacctctttAAATCCACCCCCGCCACCTCTGCTGCTACCACCCAGGCCTGGGCTTGTCATCTTTCAGCAAGACTATGACAGGTGCCACCTCTCTAGCCTCCTTGCTTCAGCCTTTGTACCCCATGATCTCTTTTTGGCCAACAGCCAGGATCATTTCACCACCTCCCCCATCGTATTTCCTTATGAGAATCTtcataaagaaaagtgaaaagaattcCACAGTTAACAGCCATATAACCACCACCTAGATTCTACAATGAACATTTTGCTATACAGACAGTCCCCAACCTATGATGGGTCAACTTACAATTTTGATCCTACtatgggtttatcaggacattgaatgtattttcaacttatgtTTTTTCAATTTGTGATGGGATTACTAGGATGTAACACCATTGCAAGTCAAGGGGCATCTATACTTCCTAGAATAATCCCTTAAATTTATAAATCAGGTCACATCGCTTCCGTATTTAAAACCAGCCAATCACTCCCGTCATACTCAGAGTAAATTTAAAGTctttccaggccgggcgcggtggctcacgcctgtaatcccagcactttgggagaccaaggtggacggctcacttgaggccaggagtttgagactagcctggccaacacagcaaaaccccgtctgtactaaaaatacaaaagctagccaggcatggtggtacgtgcctgtaattctagctacttggaaggctaaagcatgagaatcacttgaacctgtgaggtggaggttgcagtgagctgagatggtgccattgcactccagcctcggcagcaaagcgagactctgtctcaaaaaaaaaacaagtctttCCAGCAGCCCAAAAAACTCCACACAATCTGCCCCTGCCCAACTGTGCCCTCCTTTCCCACTGTCTCCCCCAGCTCACTCTGTTCCAACAGCACTGGCTTCCTCCCTACCATCAAAACGCGAGGCTTGgtcctacctcagggcctttgcacttgctgttccctctaccGGATGCCTCTTCCCCCGATCACTATAGATCAATGCATCCTTCTTGTCGTTCCAACTTTGGCTTTAATGTCACCTGCTCTTAGAAGTCTTCCctggctggttgcagtggctcatgcttgtaatcccagcacttcgggaggttgcagtgagccaagatcgtgccattgcactccagccagggcaacaagagcaaaactccatttcaaaaaaaaaaaaaaaataggccaggcgccctggctcacgcccataattccagcactttgggaggccgaggcgggcggatcacaaggttaggagatcaagaccatccaggctaacacggtgaaaccctgtctctactaaaaatacaaaaaaaaaaaattagctgggcggtggcgggctcctgtagtcccagctactcaggaggctgaggcaggagaatggcgtgaacccaggaggcggagcttgcagtgagccaagatcccaccactccactccagcctgggcgacagagcaagactgtctcaaaaaaaaaaaaaaaaggccggaccggtggttcaagcctgtactcccagcactttgggaggccgagatgggcggatcacgaggtcaggagatcgagaccatcctggctaacacggtgaaaccccgtctctactaaaaaatacaaaaatctagccgggcgaggtggcgggcgcctgtagtcccagctactcgggaggttgaggcaggagaatggcgggaacctgggaggcggagcttgcagtgagctgagatccggccactgcactccagcctgggcgacagagcgagactccgtctcaaaaaaaaaaaaaaagtctttcctgACCACTCTGCTAAATCACACTGCCCCCTTTACTTCACCCCTGTACGTGAAGTCCCTGAGAGCAGGGATGCAGCCTGCTTTGTACGGTGCTGTGTCCCAGGTGCCAGGTacaggcctggcacacagcaggcccagtaaatgcttgttgaatgaataaaagaagcaGACACCCAGTGCACAGCCATCTCTCTCCATGCCCTCTGTGGTCACTGGGCCACTGCAGGGGGTTGATCCCACGATCCCCAGGTCCTCACAGGTCTGAGGGGAGCACCCCTGGGCTCACTGCCCTGCAGCTGCCCACCTTAAGCACCAGTTTGCTGGCAAAGTAGAAAAGGGCGACAACACGGCCCCAGTTGAAGTTGCCGTCAGAAAACATGTCAGCTGCCACTCGGAAAAAGACCTCTCGGGGGGAGTCTGTGTCCACGGCGGCAATCATCCTGCAGGAGGGAGGAGAACCAGTGCCGGGGAGCGAGCATCAGGCTGATGGTGGAAATCCCCACATCCACCGCACACtaaagatgaggagactgaggcccaagCCAGcctgaaatgaaaaacaacaggCCAACGGGGGGCAAGGGAAGGGGACAAGACAGACATCGAGGAAGGTGGGAAAAATGACTCCCTGAAGGAGGGTTTTAAGATCCTGGCGGAGGGGACAGCTGGGAGTCCAGAACGCCTGTGCTGAGTTGTAGGACCCAGACTTCTAGTTCTTAGGGGAAGAGGAGAATGTGGGGCTGAGGCTCCTGTGTTCTCAGGAAGCCCAGTGGCTGGATTTCTGGGTCCCGGGGCCCACACCTCTGCAGCTCCATGTTACTGTCCAGTTCGTCCCCGATGCGCTTGAGACACTCGCTCAGCCTCTTGGTGGACGCATCCTGAGGCACCGGGTCCAGGGCCAGCTCGGGTGTCTCCCCCCCCATTCGCCCTGCTCGATCCTGGATGAAACTAGAGTGGGGATGGAGTGAGGGTGCAGAATCAGAACGGGGTGTCACTCCTCAAATCTGTGCCACAATAATCAGACCTCAAACTCACCCCTGAAGCAAAAGGGCCCCTGTCTTCATGATCTGCTCAGAGCTGGTGGGCCctagaggagaaaggaagggaagaggtgCCTGGACTCTTGGGTTCTAGGGGATCAGGAGGCTGTGGAGGCTCACAGTCCCTGAGGGAGGACAGAGCTGGGGACCCTGGACTTCTGGGACCCTAGCAGATAAAGTGACGGGGGGGCCCAGACAACTGAGTCCCTGATGGAGAAAGGCCAGGAGTCTGGGCCTGTAGCCTACATTCTCCCTGGGGAAAGAGGGTAGCGGAACACTAAATGCATCCGGACCCCTGGCCTGAGGGGGCAGAGGCGAGACCCGCCCCTCCCACCAGTGCCAGAGGCAGGAAGTGGTGCGGGCGACAAGCCCGGGCCTGCCCGGGGGCTTAGCTTCCGAGATCCCCTAGTTCTCGGGGGTCCGAGAGCGCCAGACAGGTAGGGATCGGGGTACGGGGATCAGAGAGCCAGGAACCTCCGAGGACGGAGGGGGCTGGAGTCTGGCAGCGCCCGATCCGGGAGTTTCTGCCCCTCAGTGCTTGGAGATCGCACAGCCCCAGGCCGAGAGGAAGGATCCTGGGACCCGCCGGGGAGGGGGCTCGCCCTCCTCCCGCCCGTCTGCCTCCCGCCTCACCCCCGCCTCTGGGCTGCTCCCCGGACCCGTCCATCACCGCCGCTCCCGCCGCCGCCTCTCGCCGGGTCCGCGCGGGCGGCCGCAGCGCGCCCCGGGTCACGTGAGAGCCCCAAGAACGTGCGTCCCTCACGTGGCCGCCCCGCAAAATGGCCGCTGCCCCGCAGCGCCGCCTGGTCACGTGATCGCACCTGCCTTGCTCCCTCGGGAGACTTAGTCCCGTCACGTGACTGTCCAATGAGCATCTCCCAATAAGTGCCAGCCGTGGCGCCATCCAACAGACACCCGTCCAATCGCAAATCTGATGCCTTCATTTATCCAGGCACCATTTTTGGAAGTTTCGGGCAGGGTTTGAGCTCTCCCCAGCGCAGAAggaatagcaagtgcaaaggctcAGAGACCCAAAATAGCGTGCTTCCAGGCAGGACGTTGTAGATGACTAAAAActgagtggttttgtttttggtagagacctgGATCTCGCTATATAGCCCACGCCCAGGCTTGTCTCTTAACTTGTGAGCTCAAGAGATACCgccgtctcagccttccaaagcgctgggattacaggcatgagctaccgcgccagtcctgttttctgtttgtatgtttgtttgtttgtttcgagtcaggatctggctgtgttgcccaggctggagtgcagtggcccaatcatggctcactgcagcctggaattcccgggctcaagcctccagccccagcctactaagtagctgggactacaccgcccctggttgattttttaaaatttttttgtggagatggggtctctctatgttgctcaggctggtctctgaaatcccaggctcaagcgatcctcgcatcttggcctcccaaagtgctgagattacaggcttcagccaccccACCCAGTCATGACTCAAGTGTTTGTGTttgtataaaaagaaaaggaatatgaaGTTCAAAAAGTGAGAAAAACTAATCTGTGCTGATAGATCAGCAGGGTATGGAAGGGAGGGGCCACAAGAGAGACTCCCCGGGTGCCCCAAATATGCCATATTTTTATCTGAATGGTGTTTGCATGGGTAtacacttattattattttgagatggagtttcactcttgttgcccaggatggagtgcaatggcacgatctcggctcactgcaacccctgcctcccgggttcaaacgattctcctgcctcagcctcccaagtagctgggattgcaggcatgagccaccacgcccagctaattttgtatttttagtagagatagggtttcaccaagttggtcaggctggtctcaagctcctgacctcaagtgatccacccgcctcggtctcccagagttctgggattacgggcgtgagtcactgtgcctggccaggtatACACATATTTACAATTCATTGAGCTGTACACATAAGACTTGTGTGCTTTGTGAATATTACGACGTGTcactttagaaagaaaataataacaactaaGGAAAACTCAGAAAAATGAGCTAGGATCAGATGATAAAGGGGTTGGGCCTATCAGAGAAGGGACTTGATCTATGTCCAGAAGGCAGCTGGGAACCATGGGAAAGTTTTGAGCAGGCAAAGGGCAGAGTCAGACTAGGGTGTCAGGAAGATCTCTTGGACTTCCTTCTTTCTCAAAAGAGCTcctggttgggtgcagtggctcacttctgtaatcccaccactttgggaggccgagatgggtggatcacctgaggtcaagagtttgagaccaacctggccaacatggtgaaaccccatctctactaaaaattcaaaagttagccaggtgtggtggcaggcacctgtagtcccagttactcgggaactgaggcaggggaatcgtccgaatctggaggcagaggttgcagtgagccaagatcatgaccttccactccagcctcagtaacaagagggaaactctaactcaaaaacaaacaaacaaacaaaaaaactcccatAGCACCCAGGATTTATAACGCTTCTCATAGCTGTAAATGTATGCAGTGTTTTAATTTAATGTTGGCCTTTTTCATCCACCCAAAATGTCCACAAGGTTAATTTGTCCTCAGTTCTCCCAGAAAGCAGCATGTTACTTGATTTATAGTTCTCTCTCAAAATATGTTATTCAATAACTGCGTGATTGAATGTTGGGGAGCATACAGAAATAAGACAttgtcagccaggcgcggtggctcacgcctgtaatcccagcactttgggaggccgaggagggcggatcacgaggtcaggagatcgagaccatcctggctaacacggtgaaaccccgtctctactaaaaatacaaaaagaaagtagccgggcgtgagtggtgagcacctgtagtcccagctactcaggaggctgaggcaggagaatggcgtgaacccgggaagcagagcttgcagtgagccaagatcaggccactgcactccagcctgggtgacagagcaagactccatctcaaaaaaaaaaaaaaaagaaagaaagaagacattgtCTGACTCTGACATTCAGAGAAGACTTCTCAGAGGAGGTATTTCCCCTTGACCTTGAAGGATCATTTTGATTTGAAAACTGAAGAAAGGGGCCAGGTGTCATGGCtcattcctatagtcccagcactttgggaggccaaggcaggaggatcacttgaagccaggagttcaggaccagcctgggctataccatggtgagaccctgtgtcaactaaaacaaaaaaaagaaaggtgggagggggccgggcatggtagctcacacccataatcccagtactttgggaggccgaggtgggtgtatcatctgaggtcaggagtttgtgaccagcctggccaacatggcgaaaccgtctccactaaaaatacaaaaaaaaattagttgggagtggtggtgcgcgcctgtagtcccagctgcttgggaggctgaggcaggagaatcatttgaacccgagaggcagaggttgcagtgagccaagatcgtgccactgcaccccagcctaggcagcagatcGAGcctctatctcaacaacaacaaaaaaagatgcatgcctgtagtcccagctacttgggaggctgaggtgggaagattgtttgagcttgggaggtcctggctgcagtgagctgtgatcaattgcaccactgcagtcagactgggtgacagagtaagagcctgtctcaaaaagaaaaaagaaaagaaaaaggcaagatAAAGGGGGAGGGTAGAGTTTAGGTGACAACCAAATGATAGCTTAGAGCAAAGCAAGGTCAACATCGGGTCAGGACTGTCAAGTGAAACCAGTGTCCCGAATCGTTGGAAACAAGAAGGTACATGTGTAATGTTGCATCCAGAAACCCTTTATCTGAAGCGCTGCACCTGCTTTGGAAATCAAGGCTGCTACTCTGTATCAAGTGGATTCCATCCTCCAAGCAAGAGtcagatgtttcatttttactgATAGAATTCCCAACAATTTatgaatttagagaacaaagTCTCTCCATGGGTTAAAAAAACCATGTCCtcggccagcatggtggctcatacctgtaattccagccctttgggaggccaagatgggcagatcacctgaggtcaggagttcgagaccagcctggccaactaaaccttgtctctactaaaaatacaaaaattagccaggcgtagtggtgcgcttctgtaatcctagctactcagggaactgaggcaagagaatcacttgaacccagaaggcagaggctgcagtgagcagagatcatgccactgcactccaccttggatgacagagtaagacttcatctcaaaaaaaacaaacaaagcgtATCCTTGAGATACATAGTGTTTCCTGTTAACCTGGCGGCCAGCTTTATCTGTGTGTGTTACTCCAGTCCAGTGAGATAGCCCTCCCTTGACCCCAgttacagagaaggaaagaaagggctttttttttttttgagacggagtctcgctttgttgcccaggctggagtgcagtggcgcgatcttggctcactgcaagctccgcttcccgggttcacaccattctcctgcctcagtctccgagtagctgggactacaggcgcccgccaccacgcccggctaattttttgtatttttagtagagacggggtttcaccatgttagccaggatggtctcgatctcctgacttcgtgatctgcccgcctcggcctcccaaagtgctgggattacaagtgtgagccaccgcgcccggcccaagaaaGGGCTTTTAATGCAGCTACACGCCTCTGAACAGTACAATCACTGAGTGAGGGAATACACTTTTTAGCTAGCTGTGAAGTCAaaactgtttgtttttatttttattttttatttattttgagacagggtatccctctatcgtccaggctggagtgcaatgacacaactgtggctcactgcagccttgacctcctgggctcaagggatcctcccacctcagcctctggagtagctgggactacacgtgtgcaccaccacgcactgctaattttgtattttacgCAGAgagaggattttgccatgttgcccaggctggtctcaaacccctgggctcaagtgatccacctgcctcagcttcttacactgttgggactacagacatgcatcaccgtGACTGactaaaactttttttgtgtgagatggagtcccactctgttgcccaggctggagtgcagtggcacgatctcggctcactgcaaactctgcctcccgagttcacaccattctcctgcctcagcctcccgagtagctgggactacaggcgcccaacaccatgcccggctaattttttgtattttcagtagaaaggggatttcaccatgttagccaggatggtctcgatctcctaacctcgtgatccacctgcccgcctcccaaagtgctgggattacaggcgtgagccactgtgaccggccaactctttgtttttggttttgtttttgtttttgtttgagggagtcttgctctgtctccaggctggagtggagtggcaccatctcagctcactgcaagctctgactcccgggttcaagtgattctcctgcctcagcctcctgagtagctgggattacaggcatgcaccactatgcccggctaattttgtatttttattagagatgggggtttcaccatgttggtcaggctggtctcaaactcctgaccgcaggtgatccgccctcctcggcctcccaaagtgctgggattacaggtgtgagctgccatacCTGGCCCCGCCCAAATGATTTTCTAGTGACCCTTTGATACTGGGTTCTCCAGCTTCTGCCAAACCACTACCATGAAGATGTAAGATCTCTATAGGAATGacgtttttatttattcagagaTACATCAGTGTTTGTCTTGGGGGAAGGTGACTCCAATGGCCTTCCTCACCTCCTCAAGGATGTCAGCCAGGAGCTCACTTTCTACCAGGGGAATCACAGGACTTTCTTTCAGACCTGCGGGGAGAGGGTAGTTAGGGACCCCTCCTACCCACGCACCCGAAACCCAAATAACTACAATTCCCAGAATTCCATGTGGTACAATATACATGGTTCAGGCAGATGAATGCTGCAGGGGTTCCTGGGAGATGTagttctttttttggggggggaagcaagagtcttgctctgttgcccaagctggagtgcagtggtgcgatctcagctcactgcaacctcctgggagATGTAGTTCTAAACAGCAGGGTAACAGAGCAGGTGGGGAAGAGCCCAACCTTCCTCTACCAGCCTGGTGCCCGCCACCCCTCCATATCCTTACCCTTGCGCAGGCACTCCCGGACGTGCTTGGCCTCATAACTCATGCCTGCCCCGTTGTCAAAATTGCAGTTCTTTGGGACCGGGGGCAGCAGGAACTCCTTATGCTCCCCCTTCACCACCAGCTCAGTTGGGCACCAGCAGGGGTTGAGGagctggagggagagaggaagtggCGCTGCTGTCTTCACCAATGGTGCTCCTGGGGCTGCCCCCAGGAACATGCCAGGTGGTGCGCAGGGGCGTCCCTCTCAAACCTGGTGGCAAAGGGCTTGTCTCGTCTATCCCCAGGGAGCTCTGGACCCTCCCTCGTTTCTGGTTGCTAGAAGTTTGTTCCTTAGCAACGCTGCTATCACACAAAAATCCTGTCTATCTCCCCAGGAGCAAACCTCTCCCTAACCTTACGAGGTTAGAAACAAGGTGTTCTTAGGTGTTCTTAGGGCCTAGAGAGGAGGACTTATCTTCGTGTGTCTGTGAATCAcgttttcttcttatttcttttctttctttctgtttttttttgagatggagtcttgctctgttgcccaggctggagtgcggtggatcaatctcagttcactgcaacctccacattccaggttcaagtgattgttctgcctcagcctcccgagtagctgggattacaggtacccaccaccatgcccagctaattttttattcttttttccgagacggagtttcgctcttgttgcccagcctggagtgcaatggcgcgatctcgggtcactgccacctccgcctctcaggttcaggcaattctcctgcctcagcctcctgagtagctcggcttacagacatgcaccaccacacccaactaatttttgcatttttagtagagacgaggtttcatcatgttgacccggctggtcacaaactcctgacttcaggtgatccacccgctctgggctgccaaagtgctaggattacagatgtgagccgccgtgcccagcctgtatttttttttttttttaagtagagatgggttttcaccatgttgaccaggccggtattgaattcctgagctcaagtgatctgccctcctcgacctcccaatcacgctgggattacaggtgtaagtcaccatgcctAACTATAGAATGGGGTTTTTTCCCAGCAACAGGGCCCCAGGAAGGCCAGTTAAGCTGACCTTTGGTAACACCCAGATCCTCCCCCGAATGTGCTTTCAAAGTTCACAACTGCCCACTAAGCATGGTTGAGAATAACTGGCTTCTCCTCCAGACTGAAAATACAtatttgagacagtatctcactctgtcacccaggctggagtacagtggcacaatcacagctcactgtagcctcaacctccagggctcaagtgatccaccagcttcagcctctcaaagtgctgggattacaggtgtgaccaccaTGGCGGccaggtatatatatataaaatttttgagATGTAGGTTTGctcttgtaacccaggctggagtgcaatggcactatctcagcatactgcaacctccaccttccaggttcaagcgattctcctgcctcagcctcccgagtagctgggattacagacacttgccaccacacccagctaatttttgtatttttagtagagatggattttaaccatgttgtccaggctggtcttgaactcctgatccaggtgatccgcctgccttggcctcccaaagtgttgggattacaggcgtgagccaccgtaccggCCAGGTCCAAGGATATTTGACAGAGCAATAGGTTAATCCTAAATAAGGAGAGCCTAGAGGCCCAGAACCCACCTCTTGGCTTGGTTAAAGAGGATGAACTCTTTAGTAATGATGTGAAATTGGCTGGTTAAGCCCTCATCCAGCTCCAGGGGCCATTTGTCCCCCTTCTATTTTAGGGGTACAATCCCCAGTGCTTGGGCCCGCCGCGCCTCACCTGTGCCATGCCCTTGGTGCCGCTCACGGAGGCCGTGTTGGAGAGCTGCGCGGTGATGCTGCAGGTGAAGCTGCCGTGGACTTCTCCTGGGTACTGCAGGAGCACCGTGACAGTGTCGTCCACACCTGGAGGGAAGTCCTGGGTTAGGGCAGGGGCCTCTCAGGGCAGAGTCTCTGAGACTGCACAGGCCTCAAATCCTGCCTGTGGAATCTTGGGTGACAGACTTCACTTCCTGCATGGCAAGGCAAAAGAATGAAGCCGAGacagataccttttttttttgagatggagtcttgccctgtcgcccaggctggagtgcagtggcacgatctcagctcactgcaacctccacctcccgggttcaaatgattctcctgagtTTTCTAAAGTGCTTCCTTCAAGCTATTGTTTTGTTCTggcttttcattgttttctgtggTACTGTTTGCAAAGACGGCCAATATAATTTCCTCTACGAGTGCCAGTTTTCTTCTTCTATCAAGAAGTacagtcttggccgggcgcggtggctcacgcctgtaatcgcagcactttgggaggccgaggcgggcggatcacaaggtcaggagatcgagaccatggtgaaacctcgtctcttctaaaaatagaaaaaattagccgggcgcagtggcgggcgcctgtagtcccagctacttgggaggctgaggcaggagaatggcgtgaacccgggaggcggagcttgcagtgagccgagattgcgccactgcactccagcctgggcgacagagcgagactccgtctcaaaaaaaaaaaaaaaaaaaaagaagtacagtcttggctgtgcacagtgactcacacctataatctcagcactttgggaggtggaggcagaaggatcgcttgagtccaggagttcaacatttatgtccagcctgggcaatatagcaagatcctgtctctacaaaaaataaaaaattttgttgggtatggtggcttgtgcctgtgatCCTAGTTACTCATGAGCTGAGGTGGAAGATCCctggagcctggaaggtcaaggttgcagtgagcaatgattgtgccactgcactcagcctgaatgacagagtgaatccctgtctcaaaaaaaaaaaaaaaaaaaattggctggacacggtggtttacacctgtaatcccagcactttgggaggccaaaatgtgtatgactgcttgagttcaggaagtcgagaccagcctgggcaacatggggaaaccccatctctaccaaacaaaaaaacaaaaaacacagccaggtgtggtggcctgcatctgtatgcccagctaattgggGGTCTTAcagaggagaatcatttgaatttaGGAGACTGATGCTGCAGcgtgccaagatcacaccactacattctaCCCTGGGTGGCAAGGCGAGACACtatcttaaatgaaaaaaaaaatagtctatttGCCCATCTCCGAAAACTGAGCTGGCCATGTAACTTGCTTTGTCCAATGGGTCAACAGCAAATATGGTGTAATTAGAGGCCTGAAAAGTGCTCGCACATCAGGAATTCTCACACCATGATGTGAATGGTATCTAGCCAGCTGGAGAGGCCAGGTGGAGGAGAATCAAGGTGACTTCCCAGACAGTCACCTACCACCTGTAAGACATAAATGAAGCCATATCAGACTGTCCAGTCCCAGCTGAACAGCCAACTGACTGCAGCTGCAGGAGTAAGATGAGCAGAAGAACCATCCAGCAGAGCCCAGCCACAATTTGCCAATGCACAGAATCAAGCTAATAAATGATTGCTATTTGAAGTCACTAAggtttttcgtttgtttgcttgtttgtttttgagacagggtctggctctgttccccaggctggaatgcagtggcactatctcagttcactgccacctctgcctcccaggctcaattgatcctcccacctcaccttccagagtagctggactataggtgcacaccaccatgttcagctaatttttttttgcacttttagtagagacagggttttaccacgttggccagggtggtcttgaactcctggcctcaagcgatctgctcacttcagcctcccaaagtactaggattataggcatgagccaccatacccggcctgaaGTCACTAAGTTTcgtggtaggtttttttttttttttgctgctgaaTGTAACTTTAATAAAGCATTAAAGCATGAACTGCCTCTTGCTTCTTGGGGTTAAAGGTCAAAGAGGAAGGGCATCACATC
This window encodes:
- the BAX gene encoding apoptosis regulator BAX isoform X2 is translated as MDGSGEQPRGGGPTSSEQIMKTGALLLQGMIAAVDTDSPREVFFRVAADMFSDGNFNWGRVVALFYFASKLVLKALCTKVPELIRTIMGWTLDFLRERLLGWIQDQGGWDGLLSYFGTPTWQTVTILVAGVLTASLTIWKKMG
- the BAX gene encoding apoptosis regulator BAX isoform X1 produces the protein MDGSGEQPRGGGPTSSEQIMKTGALLLQGFIQDRAGRMGGETPELALDPVPQDASTKRLSECLKRIGDELDSNMELQRMIAAVDTDSPREVFFRVAADMFSDGNFNWGRVVALFYFASKLVLKALCTKVPELIRTIMGWTLDFLRERLLGWIQDQGGWDGLLSYFGTPTWQTVTILVAGVLTASLTIWKKMG
- the BAX gene encoding apoptosis regulator BAX isoform X3, producing the protein MDGSGEQPRGGGPTSSEQIMKTGALLLQGFIQDRAGRMGGETPELALDPVPQDASTKRLSECLKRIGDELDSNMELQRMIAAVDTDSPREVFFRVAADMFSDGNFNWGRVVALFYFASKLVLKALCTKVPELIRTIMGWTLDFLRERLLGWIQDQGGWGLPLAESLKRLMSLSPGRPPLLLWDAHVADRDHLGGWSTHRLPHHLEEDGLRPPAALNCVFPP